One genomic segment of Vulpes vulpes isolate BD-2025 chromosome 2, VulVul3, whole genome shotgun sequence includes these proteins:
- the LOC112920667 gene encoding uncharacterized protein isoform X1, with amino-acid sequence MLRGLARAAAQRYGAPRPRGCGSGAGVPVHQVDLRSDTVTKPGPAMRRAMAEAVVGDDDYGEDPTVRELQEKAAKLLGVERTLFVPTNTMANLISVMGHCQRRGSQLLLGQECHLHVYEQGGVAQIAGVHSHPLPDLPHGTLDLAELERMVTRGLGSPYHPVCELICLENTHSSSGGRVLPIDYLRQVHRLAQSYGVRVHLDGARLMNAAVALRVSPARIVEHCDSVSLCFSKGLGAPVGALVGGPKDFIEGAWRLRKALGGGMRQAGVLAAAALVGLADAEEVLLRDHQNAQRFARGLQELASPICSVDVAAVETNMVMVTVDGLAPEELCRRLRAVSAAEVAQTGRAVRVLLFPWSERSVRAVWHRDVSAQDTELALRKWEFVLRQLGP; translated from the exons ATGCTCCGCGGACTGGCCCGGGCCGCGGCCCAGCGCTACGGGGCCCCCCGGCCGCGGGGGTGTgggagcggggcgggggtccCGGTGCACCAGGTGGACCTGCGCAGCGACACGGTGACCAAGCCCGGGCCGGCCATGAGGCGCGCCATGGCCGAGGCGGTCGTGGGGGACGACGACTACGGCGAGGACCCCACGGTCCGCG AGCTGCAGGAAAAGGCCGCCAAGCTGCTGGGGGTGGAGCGGACCCTGTTTGTGCCTACCAACACCATGGCCAACCTCATCTCTG TGATGGGTCACTGCCAGCGCAGGGGCTCCCAGCTCCTCCTCGGGCAGGAGTGCCACCTCCACGTCTACGAGCAGGGCGGGGTGGCTCAG ATCGCTGGGGTGcactcccaccccctcccagacCTGCCCCATGGCACCCTGGACCTGGCTGAGCTGGAGAGGATGGTCACACGGGGCCTGGGGAGCCCCTACCACCCGGTCTGTGAGCTCATTTGCCTGGAGAACACCCACAGCAGCTCAGGGGGTCGGGTCCTCCCCATCGACTACCTACGCCAG GTGCACCGCCTGGCCCAGAGCTACGGGGTCCGGGTCCACCTGGACGGGGCCCGGCTGATGAATGCTGCGGTGGCTCTGCGTGTGTCCCCCGCCCGCATCGTGGAGCACTGcgactctgtgtctctctgtttctccaaG ggcctgggcGCACCCGTGGGGGCCTTGGTTGGGGGACCCAAGGACTTCATTGAAGGAGCCTGGCGCCTCCGGAAAGCCCTGGGCGGAGGGATGCGCCAGGCCGGGGTGCTGGCGGCAGCCGCCCTAGTAGGACTGGCGGACGCCGAGGAGGTACTGCTGAGAGACCACCAGAACGCTCAGAGATTCGCCAGAG ggctccaggagcTGGCGTCCCCCATCTGCTCCGTGGACGTCGCCGCCGTGGAGACGAACATGGTGATGGTGACGGTGGACGGGCTGGCGCCCGAGGAGCTCTGCCGGCGTCTGCGGGCCGTGAGCGCTGCCGAGGTGGCCCAGACCGGGCGCGCGGTGCGCGTGCTGCTGTTCCCCTGGAGCGAGCGGTCGGTGCGCGCCGTGTGGCACCGCGACGTCTCCGCGCAGGACACCGAGCTGGCGCTGAGGAAGTGGGAGTTCGTGCTGAGGCAGCTGGGGCCCTGA
- the LOC112920667 gene encoding uncharacterized protein isoform X2 — protein sequence MGHCQRRGSQLLLGQECHLHVYEQGGVAQIAGVHSHPLPDLPHGTLDLAELERMVTRGLGSPYHPVCELICLENTHSSSGGRVLPIDYLRQVHRLAQSYGVRVHLDGARLMNAAVALRVSPARIVEHCDSVSLCFSKGLGAPVGALVGGPKDFIEGAWRLRKALGGGMRQAGVLAAAALVGLADAEEVLLRDHQNAQRFARGAGVPHLLRGRRRRGDEHGDGDGGRAGARGALPASAGRERCRGGPDRARGARAAVPLERAVGARRVAPRRLRAGHRAGAEEVGVRAEAAGALSAVSGRAPAASGWGVQVAGEAVSHHPAAPLSPGTFSSHTRGQAFQRSPGSSQQGLCSQPEPFARSRAANERVPAGARGHGRKGDRSSRGDSGPDGEEH from the exons ATGGGTCACTGCCAGCGCAGGGGCTCCCAGCTCCTCCTCGGGCAGGAGTGCCACCTCCACGTCTACGAGCAGGGCGGGGTGGCTCAG ATCGCTGGGGTGcactcccaccccctcccagacCTGCCCCATGGCACCCTGGACCTGGCTGAGCTGGAGAGGATGGTCACACGGGGCCTGGGGAGCCCCTACCACCCGGTCTGTGAGCTCATTTGCCTGGAGAACACCCACAGCAGCTCAGGGGGTCGGGTCCTCCCCATCGACTACCTACGCCAG GTGCACCGCCTGGCCCAGAGCTACGGGGTCCGGGTCCACCTGGACGGGGCCCGGCTGATGAATGCTGCGGTGGCTCTGCGTGTGTCCCCCGCCCGCATCGTGGAGCACTGcgactctgtgtctctctgtttctccaaG ggcctgggcGCACCCGTGGGGGCCTTGGTTGGGGGACCCAAGGACTTCATTGAAGGAGCCTGGCGCCTCCGGAAAGCCCTGGGCGGAGGGATGCGCCAGGCCGGGGTGCTGGCGGCAGCCGCCCTAGTAGGACTGGCGGACGCCGAGGAGGTACTGCTGAGAGACCACCAGAACGCTCAGAGATTCGCCAGAG gagcTGGCGTCCCCCATCTGCTCCGTGGACGTCGCCGCCGTGGAGACGAACATGGTGATGGTGACGGTGGACGGGCTGGCGCCCGAGGAGCTCTGCCGGCGTCTGCGGGCCGTGAGCGCTGCCGAGGTGGCCCAGACCGGGCGCGCGGTGCGCGTGCTGCTGTTCCCCTGGAGCGAGCGGTCGGTGCGCGCCGTGTGGCACCGCGACGTCTCCGCGCAGGACACCGAGCTGGCGCTGAGGAAGTGGGAGTTCGTGCTGAGGCAGCTGGGGCCCTGAGCGCGGTGAGCGGCCGAGCCCCTGCCgcgtcggggtggggggtgcaggtggcAGGAGAGGCCGTCTCACACCACCCCGCCGCCCCCTTGTCTCCGGGGACCTTTTCTTCCCACACTCGGGGCCAAGCCTTCCAGCGAAGCCCCGGCAGCAGCCAGCAGGGCCTCTGCTCCCAGCCCGAGCCATTTGCTCGGAGTCGGGCAGCTAATGAGCGTGTCCCCGCTGGTGCTCGGGGACACGGGAGGAAGGGTGACAGGAGCTCACGAGGGGACAGCGGGCCCGATGGCGAGGAGCACTAG
- the TMEM235 gene encoding transmembrane protein 235 isoform X1 translates to MARLGALLLAAALGALLSFALLVAAVASDYWYVLEVADAGNRTQRLSSHSGLWRVCEGQNSCIPLIDPFASENLDVPTSVRHLICESSARASPVLPSSPVGACPCLDPEAPLLAALHRAVMVVLPLSLVLVVCGWICGLFSSLAQSVLLLLFTGCYFLLGEVTGCRIRASVSPTGRWEGPPAPPPGALTLVGISVYISYSHLAFAETARQFGPRQVQHVRVGFGWSLALAWGSCASEVLSGILLLTAARALRLSRQWGGPHSVAV, encoded by the exons ATGGCCCGGCTGGGCGCACTGCTGCTGGCCGCCGCCCTGGGCGCGCTGCTCAGCTTCGCGCTGCTGGTGGCCGCGGTGGCCAGCGACTACTGGTACGTCCTGGAGGTGGCGGACGCCGGCAACCGCACGCAGCGGCTGTCCTCGCACTCCGGGCTCTGGCGCGTCTGCGAAG GGCAAAACAGCTGCATCCCACTGATCGACCCCTTTGCCAGCGAGAACCTGGATGTCCCCACCTCAGTTCGGCACCTCATCTGTGAGTCCTCGGCCCGGGCATCCCCTGTCCTCCCTTCATCACCAG taggtGCGTGCCCCTGCCTGGACCCTGAGGCCCCTCTCCTGGCAGCCCTGCACCGAGCTGTCATGGTGGTCCTGCCCCTGAGCCTCGTCCTCGTGGTGTGTGGCTGGATCTGCGGCCTCTTCAGTTCCCTGGCACAGAGCGTCCTGCTGCTTCTCTTCACCGGCTGCTACTTCTTGCTGGGAG AGGTCACTGGCtgc CGAATCAGAGCCTCCGTTTCCCCTACAGGCCGGTGGGAAGGGCCCCCCG ccccccccccaggtgccctgaccctGGTGGGCATCAGCGTCTACATCAGCTACTCACACCTGGCCTTCGCCGAGACCGCCCGCCAGTTTGGCCCCCGGCAGGTGCAGCACGTCCGCGTCGGCTTCGGCTGGtccctggccctggcctggggCTCGTGCGCCTCGGAGGTGCTCAGTGGCATCCTTCTACTCACAGCAGCCCGTGCCCTCCGCCTGAGCCGGCAGTGGGGGGGCCCCCACTCGGTGGCCGTCTGA
- the TMEM235 gene encoding transmembrane protein 235 isoform X2 has protein sequence MARLGALLLAAALGALLSFALLVAAVASDYWYVLEVADAGNRTQRLSSHSGLWRVCEGQNSCIPLIDPFASENLDVPTSVRHLISLHRAVMVVLPLSLVLVVCGWICGLFSSLAQSVLLLLFTGCYFLLGGALTLVGISVYISYSHLAFAETARQFGPRQVQHVRVGFGWSLALAWGSCASEVLSGILLLTAARALRLSRQWGGPHSVAV, from the exons ATGGCCCGGCTGGGCGCACTGCTGCTGGCCGCCGCCCTGGGCGCGCTGCTCAGCTTCGCGCTGCTGGTGGCCGCGGTGGCCAGCGACTACTGGTACGTCCTGGAGGTGGCGGACGCCGGCAACCGCACGCAGCGGCTGTCCTCGCACTCCGGGCTCTGGCGCGTCTGCGAAG GGCAAAACAGCTGCATCCCACTGATCGACCCCTTTGCCAGCGAGAACCTGGATGTCCCCACCTCAGTTCGGCACCTCATCT CCCTGCACCGAGCTGTCATGGTGGTCCTGCCCCTGAGCCTCGTCCTCGTGGTGTGTGGCTGGATCTGCGGCCTCTTCAGTTCCCTGGCACAGAGCGTCCTGCTGCTTCTCTTCACCGGCTGCTACTTCTTGCTGGGAG gtgccctgaccctGGTGGGCATCAGCGTCTACATCAGCTACTCACACCTGGCCTTCGCCGAGACCGCCCGCCAGTTTGGCCCCCGGCAGGTGCAGCACGTCCGCGTCGGCTTCGGCTGGtccctggccctggcctggggCTCGTGCGCCTCGGAGGTGCTCAGTGGCATCCTTCTACTCACAGCAGCCCGTGCCCTCCGCCTGAGCCGGCAGTGGGGGGGCCCCCACTCGGTGGCCGTCTGA
- the BIRC5 gene encoding baculoviral IAP repeat-containing protein 5, whose amino-acid sequence MGASSLPPAWQLYLKDHRVSTFKNWPFLEGCACTPDRMAEAGFIHCPTENEPDLAQCFFCFKELEGWEPDDDPIEEHKKHSSGCAFLSVKKQLEELSLSEFLKLDKERAKNKIAKETNNKQKEFEETAKKVRCAIEQLAAAE is encoded by the exons ATGGGCGCTTCGTCGCTGCCCCCCGCCTGGCAGCTCTACCTCAAGGACCACCGCGTCTCTACGTTCAAGAACTGGCCGTTCCTGGAGGGCTGCGCCTGCACCCCGGACCGG ATGGCAGAGGCGGGCTTCATCCACTGTCCCACTGAGAACGAGCCGGACTTGGCCCAGTGTTTCTTCTGCTTCAAGGAGCTGGAAGGCTGGGAGCCAGATGATGACCCTAT agaGGAGCACAAAAAGCATTCATCTGGTTGTGCTTTCCTTTCTGTCAAGAAGCAGTTGGAAGAATTAAGCCTCAGTGAATTTTTGAAACTGGACAAGGAAAGAGCCAAGAACAAAATT gcaaaggaaaccaacaacaaGCAGAAAGAATTCGAAGAGACCGCAAAGAAAGTGCGCTGTGCCATTGAGCAGCTGGCCGCCGCGGAGTAG